In Argonema galeatum A003/A1, one DNA window encodes the following:
- a CDS encoding papain fold toxin domain-containing protein, with protein sequence MSLEPSSLDEISQEIANIASQYGVFQCVECSQAIKEFLIASNIQGKQIKLDLGRQDLPWSVIYDLRRQQQIATNGYHVGISITIDEKEIIFDNIDGSGVTRQEWLQNLTSPTLELGMGSFKIIEEEF encoded by the coding sequence TTGAGTTTAGAGCCGAGTAGTTTAGATGAAATTAGCCAAGAAATTGCTAATATTGCCAGCCAATATGGAGTTTTTCAATGTGTTGAATGTAGTCAGGCTATCAAAGAATTCTTGATAGCTAGCAACATACAGGGTAAGCAAATAAAACTCGATTTAGGAAGGCAAGACCTACCTTGGTCAGTGATTTATGATTTACGACGCCAGCAGCAAATTGCTACTAATGGCTACCATGTCGGGATATCAATTACAATTGACGAAAAGGAAATTATTTTTGATAATATAGATGGTAGTGGCGTGACTCGGCAGGAATGGCTACAAAATTTAACATCTCCTACTCTGGAACTGGGTATGGGAAGTTTTAAGATTATAGAAGAGGAATTTTGA
- a CDS encoding DUF4926 domain-containing protein has product MTTNTIKLLDVVAMTVDLPEYNLWRGQVGTVVDILAGGAAFEVEFSDRNGRTYESMGLRPEQIMVLHFEPASPDKIPEIAMV; this is encoded by the coding sequence ATGACGACTAATACAATTAAGTTGCTTGATGTAGTAGCTATGACAGTCGATCTTCCTGAATATAACCTATGGCGTGGTCAAGTTGGCACTGTAGTTGATATTTTAGCTGGTGGGGCAGCGTTTGAAGTAGAATTCAGCGATCGTAATGGACGTACATACGAGTCTATGGGCCTACGCCCAGAGCAAATTATGGTATTGCATTTTGAGCCAGCATCCCCTGACAAAATACCTGAAATAGCTATGGTATAA
- a CDS encoding addiction module protein, whose protein sequence is MNPQFTQVFELTLSEKLQLVEDLWDSIAELPDQIPVLDWQKEELARRKATYLQNLDSGSSYEVVKERIHSKHYVFDPT, encoded by the coding sequence ATGAACCCACAGTTCACTCAGGTTTTTGAGCTAACCCTCTCGGAAAAATTGCAACTTGTCGAAGACTTATGGGACAGCATTGCCGAGCTTCCCGATCAAATCCCTGTACTTGACTGGCAAAAAGAAGAACTTGCCAGGAGGAAAGCAACCTATTTGCAAAATCTAGACTCAGGCAGTTCTTATGAGGTAGTTAAAGAACGAATTCATAGCAAACATTATGTTTTTGACCCTACATGA
- a CDS encoding type II toxin-antitoxin system VapC family toxin: MILCDAGVLLCLVDRTQPQHNAYRSAVMRLAKPLVTTWSCLTEAMYLALHRGSWAMQKQLGQLLLDKHLTIYEIQESDYIRLFKLMEQYRDRPMDLADATLVLTAEKTGYRRILTLDSDFLFYRIGDRDTFDIIQVP, translated from the coding sequence ATGATTCTCTGTGATGCAGGTGTCTTACTTTGTCTAGTCGATCGCACTCAGCCCCAGCATAATGCCTATAGAAGTGCAGTTATGCGATTAGCAAAACCTCTCGTTACAACCTGGTCATGCTTGACAGAAGCCATGTATCTTGCTCTCCATCGTGGCAGTTGGGCAATGCAAAAACAGTTGGGTCAGCTTCTTTTGGATAAACATCTGACAATCTACGAAATTCAAGAAAGTGATTATATCCGTTTATTTAAGCTAATGGAGCAATATCGCGATCGACCAATGGATTTGGCGGATGCAACCCTGGTTCTGACTGCTGAAAAAACGGGGTATCGTCGAATTCTTACTCTCGATTCTGATTTTTTATTTTATCGTATTGGCGATCGGGATACATTTGACATAATACAAGTTCCGTGA
- a CDS encoding DUF2281 domain-containing protein: MSIREIAIAKLQLLPESALPEVSDFIDFVMHKHQSKIADRKNQDDMAKAWAKWFEEVDRLEVRTTEPANEYQQLLLNKYRQQGLTL; this comes from the coding sequence ATGAGTATTCGTGAGATTGCGATCGCCAAATTGCAGCTACTTCCAGAATCAGCTTTGCCAGAAGTTAGCGACTTCATCGACTTTGTGATGCACAAGCATCAATCTAAAATAGCTGATAGGAAAAACCAAGACGATATGGCTAAAGCATGGGCAAAATGGTTTGAGGAAGTCGATCGCTTGGAAGTAAGGACTACTGAGCCAGCCAACGAATATCAGCAACTCCTACTCAACAAGTATCGGCAGCAAGGTCTAACCCTATGA
- a CDS encoding DUF433 domain-containing protein: MNSMTNLLTRITQTPGQCGGRPCIRGMRIRVSDILEMLAENVSVAEILEDFPDLELEEIKACLIFAARRTDFPLSLVIAAKSDRL; encoded by the coding sequence ATGAATTCAATGACTAACTTGTTGACTCGCATTACCCAAACACCTGGTCAGTGTGGTGGTCGCCCCTGTATTCGGGGGATGAGAATTCGAGTCAGTGACATTTTAGAAATGCTGGCTGAAAATGTCAGTGTTGCTGAGATCCTAGAAGATTTTCCTGATTTAGAACTTGAAGAGATCAAAGCTTGCTTAATCTTTGCAGCACGACGAACTGACTTTCCTCTATCATTAGTAATTGCTGCGAAAAGCGATCGCCTCTAG
- a CDS encoding DUF433 domain-containing protein — protein MLKNSPVISTSPEIMGGTPVFSNTRVPVQTLFDYLKAGESIDDFIDGFPTVTKDQVIALLEEVGKQLISMVA, from the coding sequence ATGCTTAAAAACTCCCCTGTTATTAGCACATCTCCTGAAATTATGGGTGGCACTCCGGTTTTTTCTAACACAAGAGTTCCGGTGCAGACACTCTTTGACTATTTGAAGGCGGGAGAGTCAATTGATGATTTTATCGATGGATTTCCGACGGTAACTAAGGATCAAGTTATCGCATTATTGGAAGAGGTTGGAAAACAACTTATCAGCATGGTGGCATAG
- a CDS encoding patatin-like phospholipase family protein → MGTKFKRRILSIDGGGIRGIIPAIVLNYIEEHTGKRIATMFDLIAGTSTGGILALGLTRKNSDSSINKEPEYTAVELVNFYRQYGEKIFTEKWPTPIDDLLQPKIDPQGRQEVLTALLGEAKVEDAIKEILITSYDIELRIPVFFTSNRDAEDIESSDCRKICTGFKMVEAAMATSAAPTFFPPYQLETAHRTPEGYYALIDGGIFANNPSSLAMMEAMISYKRNTDKELERTDTLVVSLGTGSLTRQYKYKDVKNWGQLKWGLPLLNVVLDGQSEAVAYQLSKLMVTRGENRNYYRFQLPLSSDHNHDQMDNASPSNIEYLEERGKKLTEHLQETLDELCEILKEDY, encoded by the coding sequence ATGGGTACTAAATTCAAGAGAAGAATTCTCTCAATTGATGGTGGTGGTATCCGGGGTATTATCCCTGCGATCGTTCTCAACTACATTGAAGAGCACACAGGAAAACGAATAGCAACAATGTTTGATTTAATTGCAGGCACTTCAACAGGAGGAATTTTAGCACTGGGTTTAACTAGAAAGAACTCAGACTCTAGCATCAATAAGGAGCCAGAGTACACAGCTGTCGAACTTGTAAATTTCTATCGCCAATATGGAGAAAAAATTTTTACTGAGAAGTGGCCAACGCCTATAGATGATTTGCTACAACCCAAGATAGACCCACAAGGTAGGCAAGAAGTTTTAACGGCGCTTCTAGGTGAAGCTAAGGTTGAAGACGCAATAAAAGAAATTTTGATCACGAGCTATGATATCGAACTGAGAATACCAGTTTTTTTTACAAGCAATCGGGATGCAGAGGACATCGAAAGTAGTGATTGCCGCAAAATATGTACGGGATTTAAAATGGTTGAGGCAGCAATGGCAACTTCTGCTGCACCGACATTCTTTCCCCCCTACCAACTCGAAACAGCACATCGTACTCCAGAGGGATATTACGCTTTGATAGACGGCGGAATTTTTGCAAATAATCCTTCCTCACTTGCAATGATGGAGGCGATGATTTCTTACAAGAGAAATACTGATAAAGAACTAGAACGTACTGATACTCTTGTTGTTTCTTTGGGTACTGGCTCACTAACTAGACAATATAAGTATAAAGATGTGAAAAATTGGGGACAACTCAAATGGGGACTTCCCTTACTTAACGTTGTCCTAGATGGTCAAAGCGAAGCTGTTGCTTATCAGCTTAGTAAGCTAATGGTGACTAGAGGAGAGAACAGAAACTACTACCGTTTTCAACTTCCATTGAGTAGCGATCATAATCACGATCAGATGGATAATGCAAGTCCTAGTAATATCGAGTACCTAGAGGAGCGAGGTAAAAAACTGACTGAGCATCTTCAGGAAACTTTGGATGAGTTGTGTGAGATTTTGAAGGAGGATTACTGA